The following coding sequences are from one Vicugna pacos chromosome 11, VicPac4, whole genome shotgun sequence window:
- the PGAM1 gene encoding phosphoglycerate mutase 1, producing MAAYKLVLIRHGESTWNLENRFSGWYDADLSPAGHEEAKRGGQALRDAAYEFDICFTSVQKRAIRTLWTVLDAIDQMWLPVVRTWRLNERHYGGLTGLNKAETAAKHGEAQVKIWRRSYDVPPPPMEPDHPFYSNISKDRRYADLTEDQLPSCESLKDTIARALPFWNEEIVPQIKEGKRVLIAAHGNSLRGIVKHLEGLSEEAIMELNLPTGIPIVYELDKNLKPIKPMQFLGDEETVRKAMEAVAAQGKAKK from the exons ATGGCCGCCTATAAGCTGGTGCTGATCCGGCACGGCGAGAGCACATGGAACCTGGAGAACCGCTTCAGCGGCTGGTACGACGCGGACCTGAGCCCGGCGGGGCACGAAGAGGCGAAACGCGGCGGGCAGGCGCTGCGAG ATGCTGCCTATGAGTTTGATATCTGCTTCACCTCAGTGCAGAAGAGAGCAATTCGGACGCTCTGGACAGTGCTGGATGCCATTGACCAAATGTGGCTGCCAGTGGTGAGGACTTGGCGCCTTAATGAGCGCCACTACGGGGGTCTGACTGGCCTCAATAAAGCAGAAACTGCTGCCAAGCACGGTGAGGCCCAGGTAAAGATCTGGAGGCGCTCCTATGATGTCCCGCCACCTCCAATGGAGCCTGACCATCCCTTCTACAGCAACATCAGTAAG gATCGCAGATATGCAGACCTCACTGAAGATCAGCTACCCTCCTGTGAGAGTCTGAAGGACACTATTGCCAGGGCTCTGCCCTTTTGGAATGAAGAAATTGTTCCCCAGATCAAGGAGGGGAAACGGGTACTGATTGCAGCCCATGGCAACAGCCTTCGGGGCATTGTCAAGCATCTGGagg GTCTCTCTGAAGAGGCTATCATGGAGTTGAACCTGCCAACTGGCATTCCCATTGTCTATGAACTAGACAAGAACTTGAAGCCTATCAAGCCCATGCAGTTCCTGGGGGATGAAGAGACCGTGCGTAAAGCCATGGAGGCTGTGGCTGCCCAGGGCAAAGCCAAGAAGTGA